One genomic segment of Ictidomys tridecemlineatus isolate mIctTri1 chromosome Y, mIctTri1.hap1, whole genome shotgun sequence includes these proteins:
- the LOC101959556 gene encoding uncharacterized protein LOC101959556 isoform X2, producing the protein MQRRAWRPSIPDAGGTAQSVRRGRGRAGFRNLWLFFRSDSASHPSSQEFSAPGTQVTLLPVTPHTPISGAWRFLERTLGHNKRQKWQITSHYGPECYKQEECEENPCELKLYRKSLVSLKSVHTQMLTQTGDGPYESTVCGKVISCSNDIQRHEDSHTGWQPDECQQCDEATSSPIDVQSHTRTHTGGKAFQSEVCGTAFYSPTLFRIHERTHSGEKFHEGKEGGKTLVSPTGLHSHVITHTGKVLFKCNVCGKDFAYQSLFRIHQRKHTRERSYESQQCGKAHTTLSYLQIQEQIHTGEKTNECQQCEKVFTTSLSLDRHEQTHTGEKPYQCQQCGKAYSTSSYLQIHEQIHAGEKPNECQQCGKVFTTSSSLHRHERTHTGEKPYECEQCGKAFTQSNRLHSHEKTHTGEKPYECQQCGKAFSTSSYLHIHERTHTGEKPYECKQCGKAFTNSSILHRHERTHMKKKPYKCQQCGKAFTTLSYLQIHEQIHTGEKTNECQQCGKVFTTSSSLHRHERTHTGERSYQCQQCGKAYTTLSYLQIHEQFHAGEKLNECQQCGKVFTTSFSLHRHKWTHTGEKPYECKQCGKAFALLSSLHSHKKTHTENKPYVCQQCGKVFTTSFNLHRHEQMHTREKPYECKQCGKAFSMSSKLHRHEQMHTGEKPYECKQCGKAFTKSSKLHRHEQMHTGEKPYKCEQCGKAFSMLSKLHRHEKTHTGEKPYECQQCGKAFSTSSYLHIHERTHSGEKPYGCKQCGKAFTDSSKLHRHERTHTREKPYECQQCGKVCTTLSYLQIHEQIHTGENPNKCQQCGKVFTTSFSLGRHERTHSGEKPYQCQQCGKVYSTASNLHIHEQTHSGVKPYECKQCGKAFARSSQLHKHEQTHTGGKPYECKQCGKAFAESSQLHRHERTHRGEKPYECQQCGKAFATSSHLKSHGRTHTGEKPYQCKQCGKAFTQSHHLHRHEKTHTGEKTYEYQQCGEPLDTSSEPHILGSIHAEEQPNEYQQCGKVFFLFFLSQT; encoded by the coding sequence GCAGATCACATCTCACTATGGACCCGAATGCTACAAGCaggaagaatgtgaagagaaccCATGTGAATTGAAACTATACaggaaatctctggtttctctcaaAAGTGTTCATACACAAATGTTAACACAAACTGGAGATGGACCCTATGAAAGTACAGTATGTGGGAAAGTCATCAGCTGTTCCAATGACATTCAAAGGCATGAAGATTCTCATACTGGGTGGCAACCtgatgaatgtcaacaatgtgatGAAGCCACATCTTCTCCCATAGATGTTCAAAGTCACACAAGAACACATACCGGAGGTAAAGCTTTTCAAAGTGAGGTATGTGGGACAGCCTTTTATTCCCCCACTTTATTTAgaatacatgaaagaactcattctggagagaaattTCATGAAGGTAAAGAAGGTGGTAAAACCTTGGTTTCACCCACAGGTCTACACAGTCACGTGATCACGCACACTGGgaaagtactttttaaatgtaacgtatgtgggaaagactttgctTACCAAAGTTTATTTAgaatacatcagagaaaacatactaGAGAGAGATCCTATGAaagtcaacaatgtggaaaagcccaCACTACTTTGTCTTATCTTCAGATACAAGAACAAATCCATACGGGCGAGAAGACCAATGAATGCCAACAATGTGAAAAAGTCTTCACTACTTCTTTATCCCTTGACAGACATGAACAaacgcatactggagagaagccctatcaatgtcaacaatgtggaaaagcctacaGTACTTCatcttaccttcagatacatgaacaaatccatgctggagagaagcccaatgaatgccaacaatgtggaaaagtcttcactacttcttcttcccttcacagacatgaacggacgcatactggagagaagccctatgaatgtgagcagtgtggcaaagccttcactcagtccaatcgccttcactcacatgaaaaaactcatactggggagaagccctatgaatgtcaacaatgtgggaaagccttcagtactTCTTCCTACCTTCACATACATGAGCGgactcatactggggagaagccctatgaatgtaagcagtgtggcaaagccttcactaaCTCCTCTAtacttcacagacatgaaagaacACATATGAAAAAGAAACCCTATAAATGccaacaatgtgggaaagccttcactactttgtcttaccttcagatacatgaacaaattcatactggagagaaaacaaatgaatgccaacaatgtggaaaagtcttcactacTTCTTCTTCCCTTCACAGACATGAACGAACGCATACTGGAGAGAGGTCCTatcaatgtcaacaatgtggaaaagcctatACTACTTTgtcttaccttcagatacatgaacaatTCCATGCTGGAGAGAAGCTCAATGAAtgccaacaatgtggaaaagtcttcactacTTCTTTTTCCCTTCACCGACATAAATGgacgcatactggagagaagccctatgaatgtaagcagtgtggcaaagcttttgctcTATTGTCTAGCCTTCACTCACATAAAAAAACTCATACGGAAAATAAACCCTATgtatgtcaacaatgtggaaaagtcttcactacttcttttaaccttcacagacatgaacaaatgcatactagagagaagccctatgaatgtaagcagtgtggcaaagccttcagtATGTCCTCTAAACTTCACAGACATGAACaaatgcatactggagagaagccctatgaatgtaagcagtgtggcaaagccttcactaaGTCCTCTAAACTTCACAGACATGAACaaatgcatactggagagaagccctataaatgtgagcagtgtggcaaagcctttagtATGTTGTCTAaacttcacagacatgaaaaaactcatactggggagaagccctatgaatgccaacaatgtgggaaagccttcagtactTCTTCCTATCTTCACATACATGAGCGGACTCATagtggggagaagccctatggatgtaagcagtgtggcaaagccttcactgaCTCCTCTAaacttcacagacatgaaagaacacataccagagagaaaccctatgaatgtcaacaatgtgggaaAGTATGCACTACTTTgtcttaccttcagatacatgaacaaatccatactggagagaatCCCAATAAAtgccaacaatgtggaaaagtcttcactacTTCTTTTTCCCTTGGCAGACATGAACGGACTCATAGTGGAGAAAAGCCTTatcaatgtcaacaatgtggaaaagtctacAGTACTGCCTCTAACCTTCACATACATGAACAAACCCATTCTGGAGTGAAGCCCTATGAGTGTAAGCAGTgcggaaaagcctttgctagatcttctCAGCTTCACAAACATgaacaaactcatactggagggaagccctatgaatgtaaacagtgtggcaaagcctttgctgaATCTTCTCAGCTTCACAGACATGAACGAACTCATaggggagagaagccctatgaatgtcaacaatgtggaaaagcctttgctacatccagtCACCTTAAGagtcatggaagaacacatactggagagaagccctatcaatgtaagcagtgtggcaaagccttcactcaaTCCCATCATCTTCACAGGCATGAaaaaacacatactggagagaagactTATGAATATCAACAATGTGGAGAACCCCTTGACACATCCAGTGAACCTCACATACTTGGAAGTATTCATGCAGAAGAGCAGCCTAATGAAtaccaacaatgtggaaaagtctttttcttgttttttctttcacagaCATGA
- the LOC101959556 gene encoding uncharacterized protein LOC101959556 isoform X3, whose protein sequence is MGFAGCFPEEPLQRCDAGSPQKPGIYRQITSHYGPECYKQEECEENPCELKLYRKSLVSLKSVHTQMLTQTGDGPYESTVCGKVISCSNDIQRHEDSHTGWQPDECQQCDEATSSPIDVQSHTRTHTGGKAFQSEVCGTAFYSPTLFRIHERTHSGEKFHEGKEGGKTLVSPTGLHSHVITHTGKVLFKCNVCGKDFAYQSLFRIHQRKHTRERSYESQQCGKAHTTLSYLQIQEQIHTGEKTNECQQCEKVFTTSLSLDRHEQTHTGEKPYQCQQCGKAYSTSSYLQIHEQIHAGEKPNECQQCGKVFTTSSSLHRHERTHTGEKPYECEQCGKAFTQSNRLHSHEKTHTGEKPYECQQCGKAFSTSSYLHIHERTHTGEKPYECKQCGKAFTNSSILHRHERTHMKKKPYKCQQCGKAFTTLSYLQIHEQIHTGEKTNECQQCGKVFTTSSSLHRHERTHTGERSYQCQQCGKAYTTLSYLQIHEQFHAGEKLNECQQCGKVFTTSFSLHRHKWTHTGEKPYECKQCGKAFALLSSLHSHKKTHTENKPYVCQQCGKVFTTSFNLHRHEQMHTREKPYECKQCGKAFSMSSKLHRHEQMHTGEKPYECKQCGKAFTKSSKLHRHEQMHTGEKPYKCEQCGKAFSMLSKLHRHEKTHTGEKPYECQQCGKAFSTSSYLHIHERTHSGEKPYGCKQCGKAFTDSSKLHRHERTHTREKPYECQQCGKVCTTLSYLQIHEQIHTGENPNKCQQCGKVFTTSFSLGRHERTHSGEKPYQCQQCGKVYSTASNLHIHEQTHSGVKPYECKQCGKAFARSSQLHKHEQTHTGGKPYECKQCGKAFAESSQLHRHERTHRGEKPYECQQCGKAFATSSHLKSHGRTHTGEKPYQCKQCGKAFTQSHHLHRHEKTHTGEKTYEYQQCGEPLDTSSEPHILGSIHAEEQPNEYQQCGKVFFLFFLSQT, encoded by the exons ATGGGATTTGCTGGATGCttcccagaagaacctttacagagatgtgatgctggaagtcctcagaaacctggcATCTATAG GCAGATCACATCTCACTATGGACCCGAATGCTACAAGCaggaagaatgtgaagagaaccCATGTGAATTGAAACTATACaggaaatctctggtttctctcaaAAGTGTTCATACACAAATGTTAACACAAACTGGAGATGGACCCTATGAAAGTACAGTATGTGGGAAAGTCATCAGCTGTTCCAATGACATTCAAAGGCATGAAGATTCTCATACTGGGTGGCAACCtgatgaatgtcaacaatgtgatGAAGCCACATCTTCTCCCATAGATGTTCAAAGTCACACAAGAACACATACCGGAGGTAAAGCTTTTCAAAGTGAGGTATGTGGGACAGCCTTTTATTCCCCCACTTTATTTAgaatacatgaaagaactcattctggagagaaattTCATGAAGGTAAAGAAGGTGGTAAAACCTTGGTTTCACCCACAGGTCTACACAGTCACGTGATCACGCACACTGGgaaagtactttttaaatgtaacgtatgtgggaaagactttgctTACCAAAGTTTATTTAgaatacatcagagaaaacatactaGAGAGAGATCCTATGAaagtcaacaatgtggaaaagcccaCACTACTTTGTCTTATCTTCAGATACAAGAACAAATCCATACGGGCGAGAAGACCAATGAATGCCAACAATGTGAAAAAGTCTTCACTACTTCTTTATCCCTTGACAGACATGAACAaacgcatactggagagaagccctatcaatgtcaacaatgtggaaaagcctacaGTACTTCatcttaccttcagatacatgaacaaatccatgctggagagaagcccaatgaatgccaacaatgtggaaaagtcttcactacttcttcttcccttcacagacatgaacggacgcatactggagagaagccctatgaatgtgagcagtgtggcaaagccttcactcagtccaatcgccttcactcacatgaaaaaactcatactggggagaagccctatgaatgtcaacaatgtgggaaagccttcagtactTCTTCCTACCTTCACATACATGAGCGgactcatactggggagaagccctatgaatgtaagcagtgtggcaaagccttcactaaCTCCTCTAtacttcacagacatgaaagaacACATATGAAAAAGAAACCCTATAAATGccaacaatgtgggaaagccttcactactttgtcttaccttcagatacatgaacaaattcatactggagagaaaacaaatgaatgccaacaatgtggaaaagtcttcactacTTCTTCTTCCCTTCACAGACATGAACGAACGCATACTGGAGAGAGGTCCTatcaatgtcaacaatgtggaaaagcctatACTACTTTgtcttaccttcagatacatgaacaatTCCATGCTGGAGAGAAGCTCAATGAAtgccaacaatgtggaaaagtcttcactacTTCTTTTTCCCTTCACCGACATAAATGgacgcatactggagagaagccctatgaatgtaagcagtgtggcaaagcttttgctcTATTGTCTAGCCTTCACTCACATAAAAAAACTCATACGGAAAATAAACCCTATgtatgtcaacaatgtggaaaagtcttcactacttcttttaaccttcacagacatgaacaaatgcatactagagagaagccctatgaatgtaagcagtgtggcaaagccttcagtATGTCCTCTAAACTTCACAGACATGAACaaatgcatactggagagaagccctatgaatgtaagcagtgtggcaaagccttcactaaGTCCTCTAAACTTCACAGACATGAACaaatgcatactggagagaagccctataaatgtgagcagtgtggcaaagcctttagtATGTTGTCTAaacttcacagacatgaaaaaactcatactggggagaagccctatgaatgccaacaatgtgggaaagccttcagtactTCTTCCTATCTTCACATACATGAGCGGACTCATagtggggagaagccctatggatgtaagcagtgtggcaaagccttcactgaCTCCTCTAaacttcacagacatgaaagaacacataccagagagaaaccctatgaatgtcaacaatgtgggaaAGTATGCACTACTTTgtcttaccttcagatacatgaacaaatccatactggagagaatCCCAATAAAtgccaacaatgtggaaaagtcttcactacTTCTTTTTCCCTTGGCAGACATGAACGGACTCATAGTGGAGAAAAGCCTTatcaatgtcaacaatgtggaaaagtctacAGTACTGCCTCTAACCTTCACATACATGAACAAACCCATTCTGGAGTGAAGCCCTATGAGTGTAAGCAGTgcggaaaagcctttgctagatcttctCAGCTTCACAAACATgaacaaactcatactggagggaagccctatgaatgtaaacagtgtggcaaagcctttgctgaATCTTCTCAGCTTCACAGACATGAACGAACTCATaggggagagaagccctatgaatgtcaacaatgtggaaaagcctttgctacatccagtCACCTTAAGagtcatggaagaacacatactggagagaagccctatcaatgtaagcagtgtggcaaagccttcactcaaTCCCATCATCTTCACAGGCATGAaaaaacacatactggagagaagactTATGAATATCAACAATGTGGAGAACCCCTTGACACATCCAGTGAACCTCACATACTTGGAAGTATTCATGCAGAAGAGCAGCCTAATGAAtaccaacaatgtggaaaagtctttttcttgttttttctttcacagaCATGA
- the LOC101959556 gene encoding uncharacterized protein LOC101959556 isoform X1: protein MVVSFPDFQGISTLLSKLAAPICSPSSKGLGFSSFRPRVLCSRDSGDAAACDPPTPPCRVPEVPREDAGSPQKTKMMSVTFEDVAVNFMQEEWDLLDASQKNLYRDVMLEVLRNLASIGIKCDEKNIENQIKNFGSDQRQITSHYGPECYKQEECEENPCELKLYRKSLVSLKSVHTQMLTQTGDGPYESTVCGKVISCSNDIQRHEDSHTGWQPDECQQCDEATSSPIDVQSHTRTHTGGKAFQSEVCGTAFYSPTLFRIHERTHSGEKFHEGKEGGKTLVSPTGLHSHVITHTGKVLFKCNVCGKDFAYQSLFRIHQRKHTRERSYESQQCGKAHTTLSYLQIQEQIHTGEKTNECQQCEKVFTTSLSLDRHEQTHTGEKPYQCQQCGKAYSTSSYLQIHEQIHAGEKPNECQQCGKVFTTSSSLHRHERTHTGEKPYECEQCGKAFTQSNRLHSHEKTHTGEKPYECQQCGKAFSTSSYLHIHERTHTGEKPYECKQCGKAFTNSSILHRHERTHMKKKPYKCQQCGKAFTTLSYLQIHEQIHTGEKTNECQQCGKVFTTSSSLHRHERTHTGERSYQCQQCGKAYTTLSYLQIHEQFHAGEKLNECQQCGKVFTTSFSLHRHKWTHTGEKPYECKQCGKAFALLSSLHSHKKTHTENKPYVCQQCGKVFTTSFNLHRHEQMHTREKPYECKQCGKAFSMSSKLHRHEQMHTGEKPYECKQCGKAFTKSSKLHRHEQMHTGEKPYKCEQCGKAFSMLSKLHRHEKTHTGEKPYECQQCGKAFSTSSYLHIHERTHSGEKPYGCKQCGKAFTDSSKLHRHERTHTREKPYECQQCGKVCTTLSYLQIHEQIHTGENPNKCQQCGKVFTTSFSLGRHERTHSGEKPYQCQQCGKVYSTASNLHIHEQTHSGVKPYECKQCGKAFARSSQLHKHEQTHTGGKPYECKQCGKAFAESSQLHRHERTHRGEKPYECQQCGKAFATSSHLKSHGRTHTGEKPYQCKQCGKAFTQSHHLHRHEKTHTGEKTYEYQQCGEPLDTSSEPHILGSIHAEEQPNEYQQCGKVFFLFFLSQT, encoded by the exons ATGTCAGTGACCTTCGAGGATGTAGCTGTGAACTTCATGCAGGAGGAATGGGATTTGCTGGATGCttcccagaagaacctttacagagatgtgatgctggaagtcctcagaaacctggcATCTATAG GAATCAAATGTGATGAGAAGAATATTGAAAATCAGATCAAAAATTTTGGGAGCGATCAAAG GCAGATCACATCTCACTATGGACCCGAATGCTACAAGCaggaagaatgtgaagagaaccCATGTGAATTGAAACTATACaggaaatctctggtttctctcaaAAGTGTTCATACACAAATGTTAACACAAACTGGAGATGGACCCTATGAAAGTACAGTATGTGGGAAAGTCATCAGCTGTTCCAATGACATTCAAAGGCATGAAGATTCTCATACTGGGTGGCAACCtgatgaatgtcaacaatgtgatGAAGCCACATCTTCTCCCATAGATGTTCAAAGTCACACAAGAACACATACCGGAGGTAAAGCTTTTCAAAGTGAGGTATGTGGGACAGCCTTTTATTCCCCCACTTTATTTAgaatacatgaaagaactcattctggagagaaattTCATGAAGGTAAAGAAGGTGGTAAAACCTTGGTTTCACCCACAGGTCTACACAGTCACGTGATCACGCACACTGGgaaagtactttttaaatgtaacgtatgtgggaaagactttgctTACCAAAGTTTATTTAgaatacatcagagaaaacatactaGAGAGAGATCCTATGAaagtcaacaatgtggaaaagcccaCACTACTTTGTCTTATCTTCAGATACAAGAACAAATCCATACGGGCGAGAAGACCAATGAATGCCAACAATGTGAAAAAGTCTTCACTACTTCTTTATCCCTTGACAGACATGAACAaacgcatactggagagaagccctatcaatgtcaacaatgtggaaaagcctacaGTACTTCatcttaccttcagatacatgaacaaatccatgctggagagaagcccaatgaatgccaacaatgtggaaaagtcttcactacttcttcttcccttcacagacatgaacggacgcatactggagagaagccctatgaatgtgagcagtgtggcaaagccttcactcagtccaatcgccttcactcacatgaaaaaactcatactggggagaagccctatgaatgtcaacaatgtgggaaagccttcagtactTCTTCCTACCTTCACATACATGAGCGgactcatactggggagaagccctatgaatgtaagcagtgtggcaaagccttcactaaCTCCTCTAtacttcacagacatgaaagaacACATATGAAAAAGAAACCCTATAAATGccaacaatgtgggaaagccttcactactttgtcttaccttcagatacatgaacaaattcatactggagagaaaacaaatgaatgccaacaatgtggaaaagtcttcactacTTCTTCTTCCCTTCACAGACATGAACGAACGCATACTGGAGAGAGGTCCTatcaatgtcaacaatgtggaaaagcctatACTACTTTgtcttaccttcagatacatgaacaatTCCATGCTGGAGAGAAGCTCAATGAAtgccaacaatgtggaaaagtcttcactacTTCTTTTTCCCTTCACCGACATAAATGgacgcatactggagagaagccctatgaatgtaagcagtgtggcaaagcttttgctcTATTGTCTAGCCTTCACTCACATAAAAAAACTCATACGGAAAATAAACCCTATgtatgtcaacaatgtggaaaagtcttcactacttcttttaaccttcacagacatgaacaaatgcatactagagagaagccctatgaatgtaagcagtgtggcaaagccttcagtATGTCCTCTAAACTTCACAGACATGAACaaatgcatactggagagaagccctatgaatgtaagcagtgtggcaaagccttcactaaGTCCTCTAAACTTCACAGACATGAACaaatgcatactggagagaagccctataaatgtgagcagtgtggcaaagcctttagtATGTTGTCTAaacttcacagacatgaaaaaactcatactggggagaagccctatgaatgccaacaatgtgggaaagccttcagtactTCTTCCTATCTTCACATACATGAGCGGACTCATagtggggagaagccctatggatgtaagcagtgtggcaaagccttcactgaCTCCTCTAaacttcacagacatgaaagaacacataccagagagaaaccctatgaatgtcaacaatgtgggaaAGTATGCACTACTTTgtcttaccttcagatacatgaacaaatccatactggagagaatCCCAATAAAtgccaacaatgtggaaaagtcttcactacTTCTTTTTCCCTTGGCAGACATGAACGGACTCATAGTGGAGAAAAGCCTTatcaatgtcaacaatgtggaaaagtctacAGTACTGCCTCTAACCTTCACATACATGAACAAACCCATTCTGGAGTGAAGCCCTATGAGTGTAAGCAGTgcggaaaagcctttgctagatcttctCAGCTTCACAAACATgaacaaactcatactggagggaagccctatgaatgtaaacagtgtggcaaagcctttgctgaATCTTCTCAGCTTCACAGACATGAACGAACTCATaggggagagaagccctatgaatgtcaacaatgtggaaaagcctttgctacatccagtCACCTTAAGagtcatggaagaacacatactggagagaagccctatcaatgtaagcagtgtggcaaagccttcactcaaTCCCATCATCTTCACAGGCATGAaaaaacacatactggagagaagactTATGAATATCAACAATGTGGAGAACCCCTTGACACATCCAGTGAACCTCACATACTTGGAAGTATTCATGCAGAAGAGCAGCCTAATGAAtaccaacaatgtggaaaagtctttttcttgttttttctttcacagaCATGA